The following are from one region of the Gossypium hirsutum isolate 1008001.06 chromosome D03, Gossypium_hirsutum_v2.1, whole genome shotgun sequence genome:
- the LOC107950394 gene encoding inositol-3-phosphate synthase: MFIENFKVESPNVKYTENEIQSVYNYETTELVHENKNGTYQWVVKPKTVKYEFKTDIHVPKLGVMLVGWGGNNGSTLTGGVIANKEGISWATKDKVQQANYFGSLTQASTIRIGSYNGEEIYAPFKSLLPMVNPNDIVFGGWDISDMNLADAMARAKVFDIDLQKQLRPYMESMVPLPGIYDPDFIAANQGERANNVIKGTKKEQVQQVIKDIKEFKEKNKVDKVVVLWTANTERYSNVIVGLNDTVESLMASLEKNESEISPSTLYAIACVLENVPFINGSPQNTFVPGLIDLAIQRNCLIGGDDFKSGQTKMKSVLVDFLVGAGIKPTSIVSYNHLGNNDGMNLSAPQTFRSKEISKSNVVDDMVSSNGILYEPGEHPDHVVVIKYVPYVGDSKRAMDEYTSEIFMGGKNTIVLHNTCEDSLLAAPIILDLVLLAELSTRIQFKADGEGKFHSFHPVATILSYLTKAPLVPPGTPVVNALSKQRAMLENILRASIGLAPENNMILEYK, translated from the exons ATGTTTATTGAGAATTTTAAGGTGGAGAGCCCCAATGTGAAGTACACAGAGAATGAAATTCAGTCTGTTTACAACTATGAAACTACAGAGCTTGTTCATGAGAACAAAAATGGAACCTATCAATGGGTTGTTAAACCCAAAACTGTCAAATATGAATTCAAGACTGATATCCATGTCCCTAAATTGGG gGTGATGCTTGTGGGATGGGGAGGAAACAATGGTTCAACCCTCACCGGTGGTGTTATAGCTAACAAAGA GGGTATCTCTTGGGCTACTAAGGACAAGGTACAACAGGCTAATTACTTTGGTTCATTGACTCAAGCATCAACGATCCGAATTGGGTCTTACAATGGAGAAGAGATTTATGCTCCATTTAAGAGTCTTCTTCCTATG GTGAACCCAAATGATATTGTGTTTGGAGGATGGGACATTAGTGACATGAACCTAGCTGATGCAATGGCTAGGGCCAAGGTTTTCGACATTGATCTGCAAAAGCAACTGAGACCCTACATGGAATCCATGGTCCCACTCCCTGGAATCTACGATCCTGATTTCATTGCTGCTAACCAAGGTGAACGTGCCAACAATGTTATCAAGGGGACCAAGAAAGAACAAGTTCAGCAGGTCATCAAAGACATCAA GGAGTTCAAAGAGAAAAACAAGGTGGACAAGGTTGTTGTACTCTGGACTGCAAACACTGAGAGGTACAGCAATGTCATCGTGGGGCTAAATGACACCGTGGAAAGCCTTATGGCTTCTTTGGAGAAGAATGAATCAGAGATTTCTCCTTCCACTTTGTATGCTATTGCTTGTGTTCTTGAAAATGTTCCTTTCATCAATGGCAGCCCACAAAACACCTTTGTTCCAG GGTTGATTGATTTGGCTATTCAAAGGAACTGTCTGATTGGAGGAGATGACTTCAAGAGTGGCCAGACCAAGATGAAATCTGTCCTCGTGGATTTCCTTGTTGGGGCTGGGATCAAG CCAACATCGATAGTGAGTTACAACCATCTGGGAAATAATGATGGCATGAATCTATCGGCACCCCAAACCTTCCGTTCCAAGGAGATCTCAAAGAGCAATGTTGTTGATGACATGGTTTCAAGCAATGGAATCCTGTATGAGCCTGGTGAACATCCTGATCATGTTGTGGTCATCaag TATGTGCCATATGTGGGAGACAGCAAGAGAGCCATGGATGAGTATACATCAGAGATATTCATGGGAGGCAAGAACACCATTGTGTTGCACAACACATGTGAGGATTCCCTGTTGGCTGCTCCCATTATCCTAGATTTGGTTCTCCTTGCTGAGCTTAGCACCAGGATCCAGTTCAAGGCTGATGGAGAG GGCAAGTTCCACTCTTTCCATCCTGTGGCTACAATCCTCAGTTACCTCACCAAAGCCCCTCTT GTTCCACCAGGCACACCGGTGGTGAACGCACTGTCCAAGCAGCGTGCAATGCTGGAGAACATACTAAGGGCCAGCATTGGCTTGGCTCCTGAAAACAACATGATTTTGGAATACAAGTGA